A region of the Candidatus Uhrbacteria bacterium genome:
CATTTCTCCAAAAGCCCCGATCAAAAAGAAACCGAGTGCAACACAGCCGATCGCGACGGCCGTCCAAAGGAATCGAATGACTGATGGATCTTTTCCAAAGTACCCGCGCTTTTGCAGATCATCGAATATTTCTTTGCGGGCTTTTTGCAGATCTTGCCAGAAAGAGTCGTGCCGCTCGGAAAGATCGACGGAATCGCCCTCAGAGAATACTCCGTCAAAAAGCGTGCGCTCGTATGGTGCCAATCCAACCGGCTCTTTTACTTTTTCGTAATACACTTTGGCCTTTGGCTTGAACCAACCGTCTTCATTTGGATCGCCTTCAAAGCGGATCTTGGCGTAGCCGCGGCGAGCGAGATCGAGCAGTGTTGCGGTGATGGCTTTGGACGGGACTTGCTGATCGACCAAAGAAATTTGCAGGCCAGGCGGAAGCTGTTCCGGCTCCTCGTACTCGGCGATGATGGTTCCGCGGCCCTTTGGATCGCGTCCGTATTTCCACCAGAAGATGATCATCGCGATCAAGACAAGTAATGGCGAAAAAAGCGGAAGGTTGTCTTGAATAAAGAAGAGTATATGCTCCGATAAACCGATGTCGCGCATCGCTACATCCGGAAGACGGACGGCGAACGTCAGGCCCTCGCCAGGCGCGAGTTCACGGCGCGCGGAAACCGTTAGCGTGGTTCCCTGAACGTTGATATCGCACTCTTGCTCGGTTGAGCCATAGGCGCCGGTGAAACAGATGGTATTGGTCGGAGCAGCGGGAAGCTCGACGCGCATGCTGGCTTTGGCGATCGAGACTTGCCACTCGTTTCCGGTGACATTCCAATAGAGTTCACGCTCTTTGTCATCCGGGAAATCGTTAATGGAACGAACGGTGGAATAGTTAAACGTATACTGGTGCTTTCCGGTGATGGTGATGTCTTCATCGCCCAAACGAATTTTGCGATGCTCGCCCTCGCGTGTAATTTTGCGTGGCAAATTTCCCATCCTGTAATGAATCTCCGATATTAAAGTGGAGATCAAAGTTGGTCCCGCTACGGGAATAGCGTTCCGGAATTGAACGATAGATCCCATGCTTTTGGAGATCGCCGAAGTCGTAGTCGATCGACTCGGTGATCGTGAGACGGCGGTCAGCGTCTAGCTTGGCTTCTACATGGAAATCCGTGATGGACTCGGCGGCGTGGGCCGCATGCGTCGCCTGAAAAGCGCAAAGCGTAAAGACAAGCGAGAAGAGAAGGCGTTTCATGCAGATATGGTGGCCTAGCTGGGGCCAGAGGGCAAGGTATCCCGTGAAATGAGAAACGCCGCCCCGACAGAGTCGGGACGGCGTTTCAGAGGGTGCCCGTTAGGGCGCGATGGCGATGGTGCGCAGCGAGAGATCTCCGAGTCCGTACTCGTTGATCCAGTCGCGCGAACCGCCAGTCGTTGCGGTGAGCGTGTTGTGCGGGGAATCGGTCACATCGGACCAGGCGACGACGAACGAAGCGCTCGCGCCGCCAGGACCGGAGTCCGTTCCCTGGTCGATGGACGCGGATGGACGCGGGCCGACAGAACCGACGATATCATCGGCCAGGTAGCCGGTGGCAGTGTCGGTTGCGGTCGAGGCAGCGATGCCGATGGACAGGACGTCCGTTCCGAGGATGTCGCCCTGAAGCGCCATCTGTACCTCGATCACGGCCGTACCGTCGACGGCGAGGCCTCCCGGGAAGGAGAGCCACGCGCGTGCGACATCCGGCGCAGGGAAGAGGTAGACGGCGCTACGGAGATCGGTTCCGTCTTCTGCGAAGATCGTGGCCGAGTCTACCGGTCCGCCGTCCCGAAGGACGTTCATGCCGTAGAACGAGTACGACGGCGTGGTCGTCGCGTAGTCGGGCGTCATGGTGCGATCGAACTCGAGCAGGATGCGTCCGAGCTCGCCGCGGCCGGTGACGGTCATGCGCAGGAAGGTGAAGGAGCGGCCCCGGAAGAGCATCGCATCCGTCACTTCCTCGAGCGCGATCGAGAGCGAGCTTCCGCGTGCCACGAGCGTGTTGCCCGTGGTCGGCGCGGAAGACGAGGTGCAGGGCGCGGCCGAAGTCGCGCCAGTACCACTGACGCTCTCGAAGCCGAGGGCGATGCGGTTGCCGGACACCGGAGTGCCAGCAGCCGAACCGACCGACGAGCGAGGCACGAGCGTCGCGAGACGCGCGCGCAGCTCGAGCGGCTGCTCGACGTCGCGATTCAGGATGGACATGCCACCCGTCAGCGTGATGTCGATGCTCGTGTCTGCGCCGGCGACCGCCGTTCCGACTTCCTCGCCGCCGATGAAGACGGCAATGTCGTCGTAGGAGGCGGGATCACCTGCGAGGGTGATGCTCGCCTGCTCGAGAACGATGTTCTCGCCGGTGGCGGTGATCGTTCCGCTCGCGATGAGCTGGAGCGTGCCGTCGGGAACGATCATGCCGGTGGGACTGGCGGGATCGAACTCGACGACGATGTCGCCGGCTGGAGCAACGGGAACGCCGAGCATGGGATCTTCTCCCGTTGCACCGGCTTCACGCATGGCTTCCGCGGTGACGTTCACGGGCACGGCGCCCATGTCCATACCGAGAGCCTCGATGTCGACGACGTCCGCGATGCCGACCGTGACGAGCTCGCCCGACGGATTGTCGAGCGCGCTGTCGAAGTCACAGCGGACGCCGAGACGCAGCTCCCCCATCGCAGGAACGAGCACCGAAAGACCGGTGAACGCCATGCGACCGGAAGCATCCGGGATGACCGCCGACGAGATGAGGTTGTCCGCATCGTCGTACAGCGAGCAGTTCTCCACCACACGTGCGAAGTCGCTCGCGCGGAAGGAGCCCGTGATATTGGCCTGACCGGTGAGGGTCAGCGTGGGAACACTCGTGTCCGGATCACCAGGGTCCGAGGTGAGAATGACATCGTTGACGGGAACGAGCTCCCCGCCGGCGACGCCACCGCTCGAACCCGACGACTCGATGTCCGCCGTGAGAGCGGCGTTGGTCGAGCTGACCGGAAGGGTCGACGGATTGGTGCTGCAGGCAATGAGCAGCACGATGCTGCTCAGGGTGTAAAGGAGCTTTCGTACCTGTACCATTACTTCCTCCATGTAAAATATTACACCTTTCAGGGGTTTATGCAACGCGCATAAGCCTCTGAAGGAGTGCGGGAACCGGCTCAACTCCGATGTATTTCTACATTGGATGAGCAGGTTCCCGATGGCTCAGAATGAGCCAGAAACGGTGAGGGTCGCGTGATCGGTCGAGACCGAAGGCGAGACCAGGACACCGGTTGCAGGAGCGTGGCGCCCGCACCAGCCGAGGCCAGTCCGAGCGCGAGGAAGACGTACTGCAGCGCCTCGAGCGTTGCACCCTCGGAGCAAAGGCCGCGTACGTGACCGACCTGCTGCATGGCGTCGGGGACGCTGAGGCCATCCACCGGGAGGATGTTGCCGTCGCTCGCGTTGGAGCAGGCGTCACCGCCGGAACCGAACGTGAGGCGATGACGATAGTCGATCAGCGACGGGTCGCTGTTCAGATCGTTGAGACGTATCCAGACCGGGATGTCGGCGAGGAGCAGCGCCGCACCGAGACCGATGAGCGACCAGCCTGCCCACTCGTGGTTGTACGAGGCAGGAGCCGGATGCGGATCGAGGATGACGTCGGACGAAGGCGGAATGACGTCGGCGACCGCCGGAACCGGATTGGGCGAGACGTGCAGGCAGTCGATGAGCGATGGTCCTGCCACAGACGCCATGCTGTCGATCTGCTCTTGCGAAGGCATCAGCGGAAGACGGCCCGTGTAGTGCGAGACGACGCGATGCTGGTGAAGGTCGAAGTAGTTGAGCTCGACCTCGAGCTCTTCTGCGATGTCGGTGTTGACCCTGTGGGTCGTACCGAAGACGAGCGTGCCGACAGACATCGCGTTCGCGATCCGATCGAGACACTCGATGTTCGTCGAGGCGCAATCGTGAACGAGCACCATCTGCGCGAGCGAGATGTCGCGATCCGACACATCGCAACCGCGAGCCTCGAGGGCCGTGCGGAGCGAATGCGTCAGGCGACGCGCCTGATCATCATCCCCTTCCATCGAGTTGATGCCGAGAACGAGGACGGACTGCGCGGAAGCCATTGCGGGTTGCGTGATGATGAACAGAAGGAACAGGTACGAGAGCATTTGAATGTGCATTGCACACCTCCATCTGAGATTCACGACCTTCGCCACCATGGCGGGGTTATGAATCCAAGAGGAGCCTCCTGCCGCTGGTTTCACCCAGACGGAAGAAGCAGAGAAACGGTCAGAATGATGGTGTTGTCGTCACATGTACGAAGCACACGTCACGAGACATGCCGTCGATGCGCAGCGATGTGCTGACGAGTTCGGCCTCGACCGGCAAGCAGCGCGCAACCGGATCACAACGCTGAACCGAGAGATGCAAGAGCGCATCGTCCGGACAGGATGCCGTGGAATCGCTTCCGATCCCTGCCGTGTGTCCGGCAAATCCGTCACCGGAACGCTCGGCGAAGTCGCCTTCTAGGATGAAGCCGAAGGATTCTTCCGCCCTCACCCGGAAGGCAAAGACAATCGGGAGCTCCTGTTCCGGAATTCCTTCATCCCACTCGGCGCTTCTGCGGCACTCGAGCCAGTCGAGAACGCATTCGTGATCGAGCACGTCCGAGACTGCCCCATCCACGACACGGATGTTGCCACCCGTGCCGAAGTAGGATCGGATGCGGCCGCCATAGGCGACCATGCCATCCATCGCTGAGGTGATGCGCACCTTGTAGACGACCTCGTTTGGAGGCAGCACGTCTACAGGATCATGCCAGTAGTGGAAGTAGTTGGCGGGACCGTCCGGATGCGGACCGCAGGAAGCGGGGTTGTACTCCCGCGTGCAGGCGCTGACCGGAAGCGGAACGGGATTCTCCTCGCGCTGATGCGAGAGATAGCAACCCGAGATCCACGATGCGAACAACGTGATGATTGTGATGCGAATGTACATGTGTCCTCCAGCTTCGGCCTCCGACGGAAATCGTCAGAAGGCGGAGAGGAGAGCCGATCGACCGCGAGTGAGCGCGGGATCGGCTTCCAGTCTGGTTCTGGATTCCCGCCTTCGCGGGAATGACAGATGAGAAGGTGCTAGAGAATCTCGAAGCGGTTGCTCCAGAGCGTCTCGATGTCGACGCTGTAACGCATGTCGTCGAGGATCTGGTCTGCACCGGTGATGCCGATGCGGAACGAGCTACCCGACGAGAGTGGCGCCGTGCGCACGAGAACGAGCATGTTCACGCGCGAGTCGGTCAGCGGGAGCGTGCGGATGTGCTCGTCGAGCTCCACGCAGACATGCGTGCTGCCCGAGAAGCCACCCATGTGCACTCCGTGCATGAACGTCGTGCGCGAGATCGGCCCGAGAGACGCGATGGCGACATCTGCGATGTCCGCGGGATCACCATCGAGCTCGAGGCAGATCGCGGACAGGTCCTGGCTGTGACCGATCCAGGCTCGCGCGACCTCGTGCCACTCGCCGTCGCCTGCGATGAGATCACCTCCCATGGGCGTGTCGCCCGGAGTGATGTCGACGGTCGGCACAGGGCCGGCGTCGGTGAGGACGGGGCCCGAGTCGCCGATCGTGGGACCGGCGTCAGCCATCGGCATCGCCATGTGGGACGAGTTGCAGCCGAGAGTGACGAAGCAAGCGAACGAGACGAACAGAACCATCAACGTGTTGCGAATGTGCACTTGGCACCTCCATCTTCGGCCTCCGTCCCGTAAAGTCTGCACTATGCAGATCACGGGACAGAAGGCGGAGAGGAGGCCCGATCGACCGCGAGTGAACGCGGGATCAGAGCCAGTTTAACAGAGTAAAAGAACTACTTCTTGGGCGGACCCAGGTGTTCGCGGACGAAGCGCGTGGCGGCCTCGAGCTCCTTGAAGGAGCTGGCTTTCACGAACTGGCGCGAGCCGTGCACGGGGCCGCTCATCGGACGTCCCTCCGCGTCCTTGCGATCGGAGAACGGGAAGTTCTCGAGACCGAGGGACGGGCGGAACGTGCCGATGAAGAAGATGCCGTAGACCTCGTTGTACTGGACGCCCCAGTCGTAGCCGCTGATGTAGGCGCCCTGTAGTCCGCCGTCGCGGATGACGAAGGGGATGCCGTCGACGAGGGTGAAGTTCTTGCGCATCGAGAGCAGCGTGTCGTACGCGGCGGCGATGCGCATGGGCGGATTCTGCGCGAGCGCGCGGAACGCGTGGAGCTGGCGGGCGAACGACTCGTTGTCGATACCGCCCTCCTTGCAGATGGAGCAGGCGGCGAGCCACCAGCAGGTCTCGGACTCGGCATCCATCTTGATGGACGCCTCGCTGCCGAGGCCCAGGTAGAACTCGCTGCGCACTTGCTCGACCGCCGCCTCGGTGTAGGCGGCGTGGAGCGTGGCGGAGAGCGTCTGCTTCTCGGCCGGGATCATGTTGAGCGCGCAGGCGATGCCGGCGTCGAAGCCGGGGGCCGTGTCCAACATGGTGGGCACACGCGAGACGAGCGAGCGCTCGCCGTCGATGTATACGGGCCAGCCGCCGAGTCCCGCGATGCGGGGAACGGACAGGCGGACTTGCTCGCGCAGGAAGTCGAGATCGGTGACCGTGAATTGCTTCATGCCATCGATCATGAGAAGGAACATGTCGGTTGCGACCAATTGATTCATCTAGAACCTCCAGCTTGGAATCCCGATTTCTCGCAGTAGCGCGAGTTTGATCGGGAGTCCGAGAAGAGGGCGGCAGCGTCGAGACGAGTGACGGGGCCGCGCTTATGGGGAAGTGAAGGGGCGGAAGGGAAGGTGCTACACGCGGACGAACAGGAAGCGGCGGTCAGCGTCCCACTCGAGCTCGAACCAGCGGTTGCCGAGGCCACGCTCGTCGCCGCGGCCGCTCAGGACCGGGACGTACCGACGGTTGCCGCCGCTGTCGATGAAGGAGCCGAGATCGACGATCCAGAACTTGCGCTGAAGACCAGGGTTGGCCTTGGAGAAGGCTTCGCGCTCGGCTGGGAAGGCTAAGCGGTAGCCGTTGCCCTTGGCCCACTCGATCGCCTGCTCACTCGTGGAGGCGCGATCGAACTTCTTGAGGAAAACAACCTTGTCACCAACGGAAGGCGTGATCTCACGTAGCGACTTGTGGAGCTCGAGCATGTACTCGCTCTCGTTCCACACATCGCTCACCCAGTCGTAGGCCAACTTGAGGTCGGCGAAGGCTGGGTTCGTGGTCGAGGTGACCGTGATGCGGTAGTGATCCGCGGGAAGATCGGTCTGAACACTCTGAAGACTTGTCATCTCTACCTCCAGCTTGGAGTCACCATCCCGTAAAATTCGCACGATGCGAATCACGGGATGATGAGTCCGAGAAGAGGGCGGCAGCGTCGAGACGAGTGACGGGGCCGCGCTTTCAGAAAGGTAAGGAGGAACAGAAACTACTTGATCTCACGGAAAGCCATGCAACGATGGCCTGCTACACGCCTATCTTCGATCCAGGCGCCACGAAGCTCACGATCCTGACCTTGACGAGAAAAGAATGGATAGTCGAGGCGGCCATCAGACCATCGGAAGAGCCTGCTGTCCTCGAATGGGATCGTCGAAGAGTGACCCTCGGGATCATTCTCCATGATCCAGCAGAGGTAAGCCGGGACGTTCCCATCAACACTAAGCCCCTTGAAGTGCTTACGCGCTTCTTCTGTGGTCGTAACCTGATCGGTACCCCACTCGATGGCTTCGTATGACCTGCCGACTTCGCCGCGCATGAAGTCCCATTCGAAGGTATGGAACCTGTGCAAGCTGATGCGGCGGAATCTACTTTCGAACTTCGCCATGAACTCGGCTGTAGTCAGATCAGGTATGATTATTTTTTGAGAGCTTGTCATCTCAATCCTCCAGCTTGGAGTCACCACACGTTGTGATGAGTCCGAGAAGAGGGCGGCAGCGTCGAGACGAGTGACGGGGCCGCGCTTATGGGGAAGTGAAGGGGCGGGAAGGAAGTGCTACTCGCGGACGAACAGGAAGCGGACGTCGGCATGCCACTCGTTGCCGAACAAGTAGCGGCCGAGGTCGCGCCCGCCATCGGAGCCGCACAGAACCGGGACATACCGGCCGCCGTCGTCGACGAGGAAGGAGCCGAGGTCCACGATCCAGAACTTCCGCTGGATGTCGGGGTTGGCCTTGGAGAAGGCCTCGCGCTCGCAGGGGAAGGCCGGGCGATAGCCGTGGCTCTTGCCCCACTCGATCGCTTCCTCACTCGAGGTGTGACGGTCGAACTTCTTGATGAAGACGACCTTGTCACCAGTGGTGGGCTCGAGCTCGCGCAGAGACTCGTGGAGCTCGAGCTTGTAGTCGCCCTCGCACCACACCCGACTCACGCCGTCGCCGTAGTTGGCAATGAGACCGGCGTAGGCAGGGATCGCGGTCGAGGTGACCGTGATGCGGTAGTGATCCGCGGGAAGCGCGTTCTGTACACTCTGAAGACTTGTCATCTCTATTTTTAGCTTGGAGTCACCACACTGCGTGATGAGTCCGAGAAGAGGGCGGCAGCGTCGAGACGAGTGACGGGGCCGCGCTTAGGATGAAGAAGGGAAGGTGCTACTTGCGGACGGCTAGGAAGATGTAGCCACGAACCCACCGGAACGGATATTCGATCCAGTACATGCCGAGGTAGCGACCGGCGTCGCCCCCGTTCGCGCACGGCGAGCCGAGACCGCCGCCTTGCCAGCAGACAGAGCCGAGAGCGACGATCGGGAACTTGCGCTGCTCGTCGGGGTACTGCTTGGTAAAGCCGAGCAGCTCCTCATAGAGAGCGGGGCGGAACCCGAGGCGGTCGAGCTCGGCGAGGATCGCGTCCGTGTGCATCTCCTTGTCGAGATGCACGAACTCGAACTCGATCTCTCGACTCTCGGTCGAAACGTCCTTGCAGATGTCGATCGCCTTGAAAACCGCGCCGTTGAGGGGGACGTCCACCCAGTCGTACGCCTTTTTGAGGTCAGTGTACGAGGGCTGACGGTACTCGACGTGGGCATTGAAGGAACTGGTCATCATTTACCTCCACCTTGGACCTCCGACCTCTCGCGATCTTGCGAGGTTGGTCAGAAGTCCGAGAAGAGATGCTTCCGGCCGCTAGTTTCATCTAGGCGGTAGAAGCGAGAAGAGAAAGGGCGGTTGGTGCGCATCATGAGATCGCTACCGATACGACGATGACCACGATCGCGAGGATGGTGGCGATGGTCATGGTGAGCGCGTAGAACGGGGTGCGCGTGAGCTCGCCGGGGCGGAAGTTGTGGAAGCCAAAGGCGATGCCGAGCGCGATGATGCCGGCTTGGCCCGAGCGGAACAGAATCTCACCGACGACGAGCGCGATGAGAAAGAGCAAGACGACGAGCGTGATCGCGATGATCATGAATGTCTCCATCATCGGCCACCGAACTCGACACTGCGTCGGGTTGCGGGGGCCAGTGAGGAGAGCCGACCGTTGAGTGAACAACGGTGCGGCTCGATCCAGCGATTGGAAGGTGCTAGCTGCCGCAGTAGTGGTCGATCTCGTATTGGATCGTGGCTTCGCGGTAGAGGCGGTCGCCGTCGAACAGTTCAGCGTTGATGATCGTCTCGCCGACGCAGAACGTGACGAAGAACCCATCCATCATCATGATGTCGCGTCCGCGCAGCCACGGCTCGGCGAGATAGTACGTGACGGTCGGGTCGGCGATCCTTCGGAGGACATTGCCGTGGTCGACGACGTAGCTCGCGGGATCCGTGATGATCGCGACGGTTACGACACCGGGACGCATCGGCACATTGCCGTTGATTCGGATGGAGGCGAGCAGCTCATCTGGAATCTGCGTCACCTGTCCGCAGGCGTAGTCGTCACGACCGAACCGCACGTCGCGGGATGGATCGAGATACCAGCTCGTGAGGAACTGGGTTGTCGGGAAGACGTATCGGTTACCATCGTTGGCGATGTAGTAGATCTGGCTTCCAGATCCCTTCACCAGCATTCCCGGCTCGACATGGTCTGCCGTCGGGAAGACGCCCTCGATCGCACAGCAGCCGCGGAATCCTCCGCGATGCTCGACGTCGGGCGTCCAAGGATCGCAGAACGCATATCGACCGAGCGGTGCGACATGCGCATCAGGCGCGGCGAAGGCGTCTGGCTCGACATGGGCGTCGGTGCCCGCATCGGATCCTGCATCCGGCGTCGGCATGGGGGCCGCGTCGGCAAGGACCGTGGCGGCGTCGCTCAGCGGCAGACCTGCATCGGACGCGGGTGCCGGGCAGGCGTAGTTGATGCTGGTACAGCCGTTCATCGCCATGAAGGAGATGAGGGCGAGTGCGATCTTGCTGATGTTCATGCGAACCTCCATCTTGGAGCCACCACACATTGTGATGGGTCCGAGAGGAGAGCCGACCGTTGAGTGAACAACGGTGCGGCTCGATCCAGAGTATGTCGCGCGATGCGTGTCGCGTGACGCGTGAAAGAACTAGCGCGACAGCGTCTGCGTCTGAGTGAGGTCCTCGATGTAGAGGCCGTCGGTCCAGTCGCGGGAGCCGCCGCAGCAGCCGTAGAAGTCGGAGTGCGGGACCTCCGAGAGATCGGACCAGATGAATCCGGCAGCGATCGGAGGAACCGTGCCGGCCGAACCCCACGGGCTCACGTCGAGCGCCGAGTGGATCGGATCGTCGAGCAGGTAGCCCGTCGAGCCGTTCAACGTGCGGTGGAACGTGAGAGAGATTGTGTCACCCGCGTGCACATCGCTCGGCACAGCCTGCAGGGTGTAGGAGCTGCCACTCCCAGTCACCGTCTCACCGTCGTCGTGGAAGACGATGATGAGGCGGTGTGAGACGCCGCTCGAGAACGAGATGGCGCCGGCCTCGAGGTTGTTGGCGTACTCGTCGACGATGTCGTAGTCCGCGGTGTTCATCAGGGTCGAGCCCCGACGGAGACCGAAGCCCGAGAACGTCAGGTCGCCGCTCGAGATCGCGGTGAACGCGATCGAGTGGAACGAGACCGAACCCGCTGAGTCGGCAGAGA
Encoded here:
- a CDS encoding DUF2207 domain-containing protein, with translation MPRKITREGEHRKIRLGDEDITITGKHQYTFNYSTVRSINDFPDDKERELYWNVTGNEWQVSIAKASMRVELPAAPTNTICFTGAYGSTEQECDINVQGTTLTVSARRELAPGEGLTFAVRLPDVAMRDIGLSEHILFFIQDNLPLFSPLLVLIAMIIFWWKYGRDPKGRGTIIAEYEEPEQLPPGLQISLVDQQVPSKAITATLLDLARRGYAKIRFEGDPNEDGWFKPKAKVYYEKVKEPVGLAPYERTLFDGVFSEGDSVDLSERHDSFWQDLQKARKEIFDDLQKRGYFGKDPSVIRFLWTAVAIGCVALGFFLIGAFGEMFIFSGIASGLIVMLFGWHMPRVTKEGAVIVERVEGFKKFLSVTEKARLEFTDAPAKRPEEFARFLPAAVAFGVEEKWAGQFANIQLPKPSYVTGSTNAWSAVSYAHAMESFHQSSSSSMYSAPSSSGSGGSGFSGGGSGGGGGGGGGGSW
- a CDS encoding DUF2207 domain-containing protein, which codes for MKRLLFSLVFTLCAFQATHAAHAAESITDFHVEAKLDADRRLTITESIDYDFGDLQKHGIYRSIPERYSRSGTNFDLHFNIGDSLQDGKFATQNYTRGRASQNSFGR